From Candidatus Neomarinimicrobiota bacterium, the proteins below share one genomic window:
- a CDS encoding response regulator codes for MNRKTILYVEDDARQRISFARKLRQNGFKVVVASSGKTGLEKFLKNPTYVILCDLNMPEINGIEVLAEVKKVNPDVICIVTSAHGSIDSALEAIKMGAYDFITKPLHVEKFKTSLNRAFELKKLEKEVQSYSYMLKNTIKERTEKLKYANRQLSALNKLSSRLSRFHDEEKLLDNVPHFLTRSLDFDRSLLILEQDGKFVLRSFKLLHDSKKLNNTFKRYIRDGNFPVIPPMIECFKKNKTIFILNPKKFDYWNKSDLWKLKGTLPISFVLTPIRIKNEPIGVLSGNIQYHARELDDQDIERFETFANMVGLTLANIRSFQNLEIRVRERTADLKNANTMLNSKAKQLEKTTMNLAEGNIQLLSIQEMLESKNEEMKDILSDLSRSKDELQALLDSSVSGIIMVNPQNKIVAANPTINKLFGVDIDKLINKSFDSFSSAIKSNFEHPIHYTKQVKKLKELKRPTRESHDHAAIFKNALKTVKPAERYISIYSAPVTDRDNKIFGRVWAFTDVTLEKESDEQIHAIIEVSPIPYVISKVHDGKILFVNKPLADLLGYSVKDLIGRKTPDFYYKKSDREIVLRALKKDGYLNNFETQILRVEGEPIWMIFSLVITTIAGEKVTIGALYDVTKLKNALEGLELANENIKNAQTQLVQSEKMASLGMLVAGVAHEINNPIGALQSMHDTSVRAINKLKLLLRDKKKDLSAKLKEIDKTLSVIDKANEVIKLGADRVSLIVKQLKSFARLDEAELQKADIHEGIEQALMLSLYEMKNRIKVIKEFGKLPPINSYPAKLNQVYLNMIINAVQSMPLKGTLRIKTKLKQKKIHIEFTDSGVGIPEADLNKIFDPGYTTKGVGVGTGLGLS; via the coding sequence TTGAACCGGAAAACCATTCTCTATGTTGAGGACGATGCACGGCAGCGAATCAGTTTCGCTCGAAAGCTCAGGCAAAACGGTTTCAAAGTGGTTGTGGCGTCTTCGGGAAAGACGGGACTCGAAAAATTCCTGAAGAATCCAACCTACGTTATTTTATGCGACCTCAATATGCCGGAGATAAACGGTATAGAAGTTCTCGCTGAAGTCAAAAAAGTGAATCCCGACGTTATCTGCATTGTAACTTCAGCACACGGGTCTATAGACAGTGCATTGGAAGCAATAAAAATGGGCGCCTACGATTTTATCACCAAACCTTTGCATGTCGAAAAATTCAAAACTTCTCTTAACAGAGCGTTTGAGCTAAAGAAATTGGAAAAAGAGGTTCAATCCTATTCTTACATGCTCAAAAATACAATAAAAGAGAGAACTGAGAAACTCAAATACGCAAACAGGCAGCTCTCGGCATTGAACAAATTGTCCAGCCGCCTATCGAGATTCCATGATGAAGAAAAGCTTCTCGATAACGTACCTCACTTCCTGACACGCAGTCTCGACTTTGACAGATCACTACTCATCCTCGAACAGGACGGAAAATTCGTTTTACGCTCCTTCAAGCTGCTTCATGACAGCAAAAAACTGAATAATACTTTTAAGAGATATATCCGTGACGGCAACTTTCCCGTAATCCCTCCTATGATAGAGTGTTTCAAAAAGAATAAGACCATATTTATACTGAATCCAAAAAAGTTTGATTACTGGAATAAAAGCGACTTGTGGAAATTAAAAGGAACATTACCTATTTCATTCGTTCTGACACCGATTCGCATTAAGAACGAACCCATCGGAGTACTCTCGGGGAACATTCAGTATCATGCGAGAGAACTGGACGATCAGGATATTGAGAGATTTGAGACATTTGCAAACATGGTAGGATTAACCTTAGCTAATATCCGATCTTTTCAAAACCTCGAAATTAGAGTCAGAGAAAGGACAGCAGACCTGAAAAACGCAAATACGATGCTTAATTCCAAGGCAAAACAACTTGAGAAAACGACCATGAACTTAGCCGAAGGAAACATCCAGCTGCTGTCAATTCAGGAGATGCTGGAATCAAAAAACGAAGAAATGAAAGATATTCTATCCGATCTTTCTCGAAGCAAAGATGAACTTCAGGCGCTGTTGGACAGTTCAGTCTCCGGGATTATCATGGTAAATCCACAAAATAAAATTGTAGCAGCAAATCCGACTATTAATAAATTATTCGGCGTTGATATCGATAAATTGATCAATAAAAGCTTCGATTCATTCAGTAGCGCTATAAAGTCAAATTTCGAACATCCGATTCATTACACCAAGCAGGTTAAAAAGCTTAAGGAATTAAAGCGTCCGACGAGAGAATCTCACGACCATGCTGCTATTTTTAAAAATGCGCTCAAAACCGTAAAGCCCGCTGAAAGATATATCTCCATATATTCCGCACCGGTTACGGACAGAGATAACAAGATTTTCGGGCGAGTCTGGGCATTTACCGACGTTACTTTGGAAAAAGAGTCCGATGAACAAATCCATGCGATCATTGAAGTCTCTCCGATTCCGTACGTGATCAGCAAGGTTCATGACGGGAAAATCCTGTTCGTCAACAAACCTCTCGCCGATCTTCTCGGCTATTCCGTCAAAGATCTAATCGGAAGGAAAACTCCTGATTTTTATTATAAGAAATCTGATCGTGAGATAGTTCTGAGAGCGCTCAAGAAAGACGGATACCTCAATAATTTTGAAACACAGATATTAAGAGTGGAAGGCGAACCTATCTGGATGATATTTTCACTGGTCATAACTACGATTGCAGGAGAAAAGGTGACCATTGGAGCTTTGTACGATGTCACAAAATTAAAAAATGCTCTCGAAGGTCTTGAATTGGCTAATGAAAATATTAAGAACGCTCAAACTCAGCTGGTACAATCGGAAAAAATGGCTTCTCTCGGAATGCTTGTTGCTGGAGTCGCGCATGAAATAAACAATCCCATCGGCGCTCTCCAAAGCATGCATGATACTTCGGTCCGGGCTATAAATAAGTTAAAATTGTTGTTAAGAGACAAAAAGAAGGACCTTTCCGCGAAATTAAAGGAGATTGATAAAACTCTCAGCGTAATAGATAAGGCAAATGAAGTAATAAAATTAGGAGCCGACAGAGTCAGTTTGATCGTAAAACAGCTAAAGAGTTTTGCCCGCCTGGACGAGGCTGAACTTCAAAAAGCGGATATTCATGAGGGAATTGAACAAGCTCTGATGTTAAGCCTTTATGAGATGAAAAATCGGATTAAAGTGATAAAAGAATTTGGTAAACTTCCCCCTATAAACAGCTACCCTGCGAAACTAAATCAGGTTTATCTTAATATGATCATAAACGCTGTTCAATCTATGCCATTAAAGGGCACCCTGCGAATAAAAACTAAACTCAAACAAAAAAAAATCCATATCGAATTTACCGATTCCGGAGTCGGTATTCCGGAAGCTGATTTGAATAAAATATTTGATCCCGGTTATACGACTAAAGGCGTGGGTGTGGGGACCGGATTGGGGCTGTCA